From bacterium, a single genomic window includes:
- a CDS encoding HD domain-containing phosphohydrolase, which produces MENEFVKCMKQLSVLANQIENGNAENLYRYEDIRDIAKKIAQMVDARDAYNQGHSERKAYYAASIAQELGFKNIEIEIIKISTLLHDIGKIAIGEKVLQKPGKLDNIEFNNIKKHPLISERILTPVGLPGQLLSAIRYHHESPNGKGYPDGLCQDEIPMEASIIKVVDAFSAMISNRPYRQALSFQEAINQLKQSAGAEFDANIVEVFQQIIELEETRRNKTKTPDKKILIGDGEPLNANLLVYGLEKDGFETICAHSGEDVLEKVYHTYPNLILLNACLPDILIIIRRLKNDPRSGHIPIITFGAKTTEQEIKILESGANGHITDIFESKKVSSQLNAYLRRTDYEKSLDPLTGLPGNFFIKEEIKERINQPEKFAILYLDIDNLKAVNKTYGFFQGDEVIKLTAKIITETIKNIGNPTDFIGHCSGDEFTVITSVSNWEKIAHQIISTFDDEIKSAYPPESFSTHPILTISIGIVTNEKIEINNYFQAHALALKAIEEAKSLPGSSYYFVKS; this is translated from the coding sequence AAGGGCATTCTGAGAGAAAAGCATACTATGCCGCCTCAATTGCTCAAGAACTGGGATTTAAAAATATAGAAATCGAAATCATAAAAATATCTACTTTACTCCATGATATTGGAAAAATTGCTATTGGTGAAAAGGTATTGCAAAAACCAGGCAAGTTAGATAATATAGAATTTAACAACATTAAAAAACACCCGCTTATTAGCGAACGAATTCTCACGCCAGTAGGACTTCCAGGACAACTCCTATCAGCCATTCGCTATCATCATGAATCACCTAATGGAAAAGGATATCCAGATGGTCTTTGTCAGGATGAGATTCCGATGGAGGCAAGTATTATTAAGGTTGTAGATGCTTTTAGCGCTATGATTTCAAATAGACCTTATAGACAGGCATTATCTTTTCAAGAGGCGATAAATCAATTGAAACAATCTGCGGGCGCAGAATTTGATGCTAATATAGTCGAGGTGTTTCAACAAATCATAGAATTAGAAGAAACAAGAAGAAATAAAACAAAAACTCCAGATAAAAAAATATTAATAGGAGATGGAGAACCGTTAAATGCCAATTTGCTTGTCTATGGTTTAGAAAAAGATGGATTTGAGACAATTTGTGCCCATAGCGGAGAGGATGTTCTGGAAAAAGTATATCATACTTATCCAAACCTTATACTTTTAAATGCCTGTTTACCAGATATATTAATTATTATCCGAAGGCTTAAAAATGACCCACGCTCTGGACACATCCCCATCATTACCTTTGGGGCAAAAACGACAGAGCAAGAAATTAAGATTTTAGAAAGTGGAGCAAATGGACATATAACTGATATATTTGAGTCTAAAAAAGTATCTTCACAACTCAATGCCTACCTGCGAAGGACAGACTATGAAAAATCACTTGACCCATTAACCGGCCTGCCTGGCAATTTCTTTATTAAAGAAGAGATTAAGGAAAGAATAAATCAACCTGAAAAATTTGCTATATTATATCTTGATATAGATAATTTAAAGGCAGTTAATAAAACCTATGGTTTTTTTCAAGGAGATGAGGTAATTAAATTAACGGCTAAAATCATCACTGAAACTATTAAAAATATTGGTAATCCAACTGATTTTATTGGACATTGTAGCGGAGACGAATTTACCGTTATTACCTCTGTATCTAACTGGGAGAAAATCGCTCATCAGATAATTTCTACCTTTGATGATGAAATTAAATCTGCATATCCACCTGAATCTTTTTCCACCCATCCTATCCTGACTATCTCTATTGGAATAGTTACCAATGAGAAGATAGAGATAAATAATTATTTTCAAGCCCACGCCTTAGCCTTAAAGGCAATAGAAGAGGCTAAATCCTTACCGGGCAGTTCCTACTATTTTGTCAAATCGTAA
- a CDS encoding T9SS type A sorting domain-containing protein: MEELSLSSNMAVWKDMSSLTHHLPVIKSQFGVDTVDYAGGLLEGKVSESCILAEIEFKVKDSGITDIKFDFNPAKYRMTKMIDINSQAILFDVNEVKVNAKPISTLDHFEFDNITSPKAESIPFNVKVKALDVGNNLFDYNDPGTLTLHNISGTITPKVIVFGSGTWQGTVTINGTGTNVFITVMSSGKVGTSNLFEVKTPNIPKDSDEDIVIKSEDEKTVVVIEKDSPNQDAYVEITKVTIPPSVPPNIPQDVNPVVIEINVVTNPATKLEIKGSITLSYTDEQVKGLDESRLRIFYYTGSGWELASSNQEVDTFNNRITAYITHFSIYAIGSLVAPNLSNVQVYPNPFKPTTVHSGKYITFKNLTSYWKLKIFNLAGELVDEKTGDTNEAHWDGTNQAGNSCASGVYIYLITNDRNEKVTGRVVVIR; encoded by the coding sequence ATGGAGGAACTGTCACTATCTTCGAATATGGCAGTATGGAAGGATATGTCATCATTGACCCACCATCTTCCGGTGATTAAGTCTCAATTTGGAGTTGACACGGTAGATTATGCCGGTGGATTATTAGAAGGAAAGGTATCTGAGAGTTGTATATTAGCTGAGATTGAATTTAAAGTAAAGGATTCAGGAATAACGGACATTAAGTTTGATTTTAACCCGGCTAAATATCGAATGACGAAGATGATAGATATAAATAGCCAGGCTATCCTCTTTGATGTCAATGAAGTTAAAGTAAATGCTAAACCTATATCTACTTTAGACCATTTTGAATTTGATAATATTACCTCACCCAAAGCAGAAAGTATACCATTTAATGTTAAAGTAAAGGCATTAGATGTAGGAAATAATTTATTTGATTATAATGATCCAGGTACTTTAACTCTACATAATATATCAGGAACGATTACTCCAAAAGTAATTGTCTTTGGTAGCGGCACATGGCAAGGGACAGTAACGATTAATGGCACGGGGACAAATGTATTTATTACGGTGATGAGTTCTGGTAAGGTAGGAACAAGTAATTTGTTTGAGGTAAAAACACCCAATATCCCAAAGGATTCTGATGAAGATATTGTGATTAAATCAGAGGATGAAAAAACAGTAGTAGTAATTGAAAAAGATTCACCTAACCAGGATGCGTATGTAGAAATAACAAAAGTTACTATTCCTCCATCTGTGCCACCTAATATACCACAAGATGTAAATCCAGTAGTTATTGAAATTAATGTGGTAACAAATCCAGCGACTAAATTAGAGATAAAAGGAAGTATTACCTTAAGCTACACAGATGAGCAAGTAAAAGGATTAGATGAAAGTCGGTTACGGATATTTTACTATACAGGTTCTGGTTGGGAATTAGCCTCTTCTAATCAGGAAGTAGATACCTTCAATAATCGTATAACCGCTTATATCACTCATTTTTCTATTTATGCTATTGGTAGTCTGGTCGCACCCAATTTATCCAATGTCCAGGTATATCCAAATCCATTTAAACCAACTACTGTTCATTCAGGTAAATATATTACCTTTAAAAATCTTACTTCTTACTGGAAGTTGAAGATATTTAATTTAGCTGGTGAATTGGTAGATGAGAAAACGGGTGATACTAATGAAGCTCACTGGGATGGAACTAATCAAGCCGGTAATTCATGTGCCAGTGGGGTATATATCTATCTTATCACCAATGATAGAAATGAGAAGGTGACGGGGAGAGTGGTGGTGATCAGGTAA